The proteins below come from a single Arthrobacter sp. zg-Y1171 genomic window:
- a CDS encoding lysoplasmalogenase → MTAAPAQSQTTVLPRSWWWGFLPFAAASAVHVGARAVEATDIAEPTKLTLMPLLAVAALWGARGVVRGPAGRMLPAALLLAALFFSWIGDGAAAFFPSAPELPVMLGSFGLAHVCYIWLLAGYAAAGRIPRWALVFPLWWVLMLVVLWPALGGLALAVAAYGIVLAGTAATAARCRPMVAAGGLLFLASDTILAGRIFLPEQMPDWTNPLVMLTYCAGQALIVAGVLRTWRDGR, encoded by the coding sequence GTGACCGCCGCGCCCGCCCAAAGCCAGACCACCGTCCTGCCCCGCTCGTGGTGGTGGGGATTCCTGCCTTTCGCAGCAGCCTCTGCCGTTCATGTCGGGGCGCGGGCAGTCGAAGCCACCGACATCGCCGAACCCACCAAACTCACCCTGATGCCGCTGCTTGCCGTCGCCGCCCTCTGGGGCGCGCGCGGCGTCGTCCGCGGGCCTGCCGGCCGGATGCTGCCGGCGGCACTGCTGCTTGCGGCCCTGTTCTTCTCCTGGATCGGTGACGGCGCCGCCGCGTTCTTCCCGTCGGCACCGGAACTGCCGGTAATGCTCGGCTCCTTCGGCCTGGCCCACGTCTGTTATATCTGGCTCCTGGCGGGGTACGCCGCTGCCGGACGAATCCCGCGGTGGGCACTGGTCTTCCCGCTGTGGTGGGTACTGATGCTTGTGGTGCTGTGGCCTGCACTGGGCGGTCTGGCCCTGGCCGTGGCCGCGTACGGCATTGTCCTCGCCGGCACTGCGGCGACGGCGGCGCGCTGCCGGCCGATGGTGGCCGCCGGCGGCCTGCTGTTCCTGGCCTCGGACACGATCCTGGCCGGCCGGATCTTCCTGCCCGAGCAGATGCCTGACTGGACCAATCCCCTTGTCATGCTGACCTACTGTGCGGGGCAGGCCCTTATTGTTGCCGGGGTGCTTCGGACCTGGCGGGACGGACGCTGA
- a CDS encoding NUDIX domain-containing protein, protein MATEEEQFLQDYAPREYPSVALTVDLVVFAVKGSTLHAALVRRGGHPFKGALALPGGFVGPDEDALTAAWRELQEETGLDLGAHRAYVEQLATYSSPVRDPRMRVVSVAHLALLATDGSALPALNPGTDTAAAQWMPVYDVLANEALAFDHREILTAALDRLAGKIEYTLTAARLLPEEFALYQLRRVYQAVWNTDKLDAGNFTRKMTGALRDTGRKVLRGKGAPAAVFTVKDEYLSPPMMRPAEG, encoded by the coding sequence ATGGCCACCGAAGAAGAGCAGTTCCTTCAGGACTACGCGCCCAGGGAGTATCCCTCCGTTGCGCTGACCGTGGATCTGGTCGTCTTCGCCGTCAAAGGAAGCACCCTCCATGCAGCCCTCGTCCGCCGCGGAGGGCATCCCTTCAAGGGTGCCCTGGCGCTGCCCGGCGGCTTCGTGGGGCCGGATGAGGATGCCCTCACGGCTGCGTGGCGTGAGCTGCAGGAGGAAACCGGACTGGACCTGGGTGCGCACCGCGCCTACGTCGAGCAGCTCGCCACCTACAGCTCACCTGTTCGCGACCCGCGGATGCGCGTTGTGTCCGTCGCCCATCTGGCGCTGCTCGCAACCGACGGCAGCGCCCTGCCCGCGCTGAACCCGGGCACCGACACTGCAGCCGCGCAGTGGATGCCGGTATATGACGTCCTCGCCAATGAGGCGCTGGCCTTCGACCACCGCGAGATCCTCACCGCGGCCCTGGACCGCCTTGCCGGCAAGATCGAATACACCCTCACCGCAGCCAGGCTTCTGCCTGAGGAATTTGCCCTCTACCAGCTGCGCCGCGTGTACCAGGCCGTGTGGAACACCGACAAGCTCGACGCCGGGAACTTCACCCGGAAGATGACCGGCGCCCTGCGGGACACCGGACGCAAGGTCCTCCGCGGGAAGGGTGCCCCCGCAGCGGTATTCACCGTCAAGGACGAGTACCTCAGCCCGCCGATGATGCGGCCCGCGGAGGGCTGA
- a CDS encoding AAA family ATPase encodes MSLFGQGVVIGKFYPPHVGHGHLIARASEQCTRLAVVILGSRFESIALEDRVKWLAAEFAETNVTVIGMPNDCPVDYNSRTIWKAHNEALRIALKLKGITAVDAVFSSEDYGSELAQDFGAAHVMVDRLRTAYPVSGTLCRDDIGAAWRNIIKGARQDMAVRIIVVGAESAGTTTLARALTEHYRASFPELVDVPEFGRQYTYDKFAALQETKPDAVLSDMVWTAEDFAVIGERQNEMENEAAARCPLVIADTDVIATALFERIYIGEQSYGSYHAVERLPRRDLYLVTDHDGVPFEDDGWRDPEHPRAEMTEWFKEELTAAGHSWILVSGTPEERISTATEIIDLIIAQRNRFTSPPWAKRTVLTGA; translated from the coding sequence ATGAGCCTGTTTGGCCAGGGTGTCGTGATCGGCAAGTTCTATCCGCCGCACGTCGGCCACGGGCACCTCATTGCCCGGGCGTCGGAGCAGTGCACGAGGCTCGCCGTCGTCATCCTTGGCAGCCGGTTCGAAAGTATCGCCCTTGAAGACCGGGTGAAGTGGCTTGCCGCGGAGTTCGCGGAGACGAACGTAACGGTCATCGGGATGCCGAACGACTGCCCGGTGGACTACAACTCCCGGACCATCTGGAAGGCGCACAACGAGGCCTTGCGCATCGCCCTCAAGCTGAAGGGCATCACGGCCGTCGACGCCGTCTTCAGCTCCGAGGACTACGGCAGCGAACTCGCGCAGGACTTCGGTGCGGCCCACGTCATGGTGGACAGGCTCCGCACCGCCTATCCCGTCAGCGGCACCCTCTGCCGGGACGACATCGGCGCAGCCTGGCGGAACATCATCAAAGGTGCCCGGCAGGACATGGCCGTGCGCATCATCGTGGTCGGAGCCGAGTCCGCCGGCACCACCACCCTCGCCCGGGCACTGACCGAGCACTACCGGGCGAGCTTCCCCGAGCTCGTCGACGTTCCCGAATTCGGCCGCCAGTACACCTATGACAAGTTCGCCGCTCTGCAGGAAACCAAGCCCGACGCCGTCCTGTCCGACATGGTCTGGACCGCGGAGGATTTCGCCGTCATCGGTGAACGGCAGAACGAGATGGAAAACGAAGCAGCGGCGCGGTGCCCGCTGGTCATTGCCGATACGGATGTGATCGCCACTGCGCTCTTTGAACGGATCTACATCGGTGAGCAAAGCTACGGTTCCTACCATGCCGTCGAGCGGTTGCCCCGCCGCGACCTCTACCTCGTCACCGACCACGACGGCGTGCCCTTCGAGGACGACGGATGGCGCGATCCGGAGCACCCCCGGGCCGAAATGACCGAGTGGTTCAAGGAGGAGCTCACGGCAGCCGGGCATTCCTGGATCCTTGTTTCCGGCACTCCGGAGGAGCGGATATCCACGGCAACTGAGATAATCGACCTCATCATCGCCCAGCGGAACCGCTTCACCTCACCGCCCTGGGCAAAGCGGACGGTACTGACAGGAGCCTGA
- the pnuC gene encoding nicotinamide riboside transporter PnuC, translating to MNAVLDWMNSPAASLLGAPVSWIEVIGFVTGAACVYGVARQKAWNWPVGIINNIAFMVLFFGAGLYGETLLQAVFAGVAVYGWYNWVRGAKDTEQKSDLPIRDASRNEIIAGIAAVVLATVGIAMILTHGTDSEVPWPDAFVLAASLLATYGQAKKIFQHWYVWIAIDLVSVPLYFSRGLNLTAILYIGFTALCVYGLIDWKRTRTAAVRPAAEAGKIPA from the coding sequence ATGAATGCAGTACTGGACTGGATGAACTCGCCGGCAGCATCCCTGCTTGGAGCACCCGTCAGCTGGATCGAAGTCATCGGGTTCGTCACCGGTGCTGCCTGCGTCTACGGCGTCGCCCGGCAGAAGGCCTGGAACTGGCCCGTGGGCATCATCAACAACATCGCGTTTATGGTTCTCTTCTTCGGGGCCGGGCTCTACGGCGAGACCCTCCTGCAGGCCGTGTTCGCCGGCGTCGCCGTTTACGGGTGGTACAACTGGGTCCGCGGCGCCAAGGATACGGAGCAGAAAAGCGACCTGCCGATCCGCGACGCAAGCCGGAACGAGATTATTGCCGGTATCGCCGCCGTCGTCCTGGCCACCGTGGGGATCGCCATGATCCTCACGCACGGAACCGACTCCGAGGTTCCCTGGCCCGATGCCTTCGTCCTGGCCGCGTCGCTCCTGGCCACCTACGGACAGGCGAAGAAGATCTTCCAGCACTGGTACGTCTGGATTGCCATCGACCTCGTCAGTGTTCCGCTGTACTTCTCCCGCGGACTCAACCTCACCGCCATCCTCTACATCGGTTTCACCGCCCTCTGCGTCTACGGTCTTATCGACTGGAAGCGCACCCGCACCGCGGCCGTCCGCCCGGCTGCCGAGGCCGGAAAGATACCGGCATGA
- a CDS encoding histidine phosphatase family protein: MSAPAPWDPDSASRRVVFWRHGRTEWNRAGRFQGQQDIALDDTGLRQAAEAAAVLRFLEPDAIVSSDLSRALGTGRVLAAETGLDVAEDKRLRETFAGTWEGRTFTQIAEQDAPLLSAWSAGVGSARAGGGETRVDVGRRVAEAVGEAVQELPAGGTLVAVSHGGAIRAGICALLGLPTESWAVISGVSNCHWSVLQEIPDRHGNSAWHLAQHNVGLDSLPSGPVEG, translated from the coding sequence ATGAGCGCCCCTGCCCCTTGGGATCCGGATTCCGCGTCGCGCCGGGTGGTTTTCTGGCGCCATGGACGTACGGAATGGAACCGGGCGGGGCGCTTCCAAGGGCAGCAGGATATTGCCCTTGACGACACCGGCCTGCGGCAGGCTGCCGAGGCGGCGGCAGTGCTGCGGTTCCTCGAACCCGACGCGATAGTTTCCTCGGACCTGAGCCGTGCCCTGGGCACAGGCAGGGTCCTGGCCGCCGAGACCGGTCTTGACGTGGCGGAGGACAAACGCCTGCGGGAAACATTTGCCGGCACGTGGGAAGGGCGTACCTTCACACAGATCGCGGAGCAGGACGCACCGCTGCTCAGCGCCTGGTCGGCGGGAGTAGGCAGCGCCCGGGCGGGCGGCGGGGAAACGCGCGTCGACGTCGGCCGGCGGGTCGCCGAGGCAGTGGGGGAGGCCGTCCAGGAACTGCCTGCCGGCGGCACGCTTGTGGCCGTAAGCCACGGGGGAGCGATCCGCGCCGGAATCTGCGCGCTGCTCGGCCTGCCTACGGAGTCCTGGGCGGTCATCTCGGGGGTATCCAATTGCCACTGGTCGGTCCTTCAGGAAATCCCGGACCGGCACGGGAATTCCGCCTGGCACCTGGCCCAGCACAACGTGGGGCTGGACTCGCTTCCCAGCGGCCCGGTGGAGGGCTGA
- the rsfS gene encoding ribosome silencing factor, producing the protein MSATESSIDIARAAAKAASAKIADDIVAIDVSERLAITDVFLIASASNERQVNAIVDGIEEELSKMDLKPVRREGRSEGRWVLLDYANVVVHVQHEEDRVFYALERLWKDCPEVDLQLEDAPAGAESE; encoded by the coding sequence TTGAGCGCCACCGAATCTTCCATCGACATTGCACGGGCGGCGGCCAAAGCGGCCTCGGCCAAGATTGCGGACGATATCGTCGCAATCGACGTGAGCGAACGGCTTGCCATCACCGACGTCTTCCTCATTGCCTCGGCCTCGAATGAGCGCCAGGTCAACGCCATTGTTGACGGCATCGAAGAGGAACTGTCCAAGATGGACCTCAAGCCCGTGCGCCGTGAAGGACGCAGCGAAGGCCGTTGGGTCCTGCTGGACTACGCCAACGTCGTTGTGCACGTCCAGCACGAGGAGGACCGCGTGTTCTACGCCTTGGAGCGTCTGTGGAAGGACTGCCCCGAGGTTGACCTCCAGCTTGAAGACGCTCCTGCCGGCGCCGAGTCCGAATAG
- the nadD gene encoding nicotinate-nucleotide adenylyltransferase yields the protein MGEPQRTQSNGKRRFRLGVMGGTFDPIHNGHLVAASEVASTFDLDEVVFVPTGDPWHKPAAQQVSPAEHRYLMTVIATASNPRFTVSRVDIDRPGPTYTIDTLRDLKTARPEADLFFITGADAMAQILSWKDIQELWSLARFVGVTRPGHVLENVGRDDVFLLDVPAMAISSTDCRRRVAEGNPVWYLVPDGVVQYIAKHRLYAADRQAPNSAETETEPVA from the coding sequence ATGGGTGAACCGCAGCGGACACAAAGCAACGGAAAGCGCAGATTCCGCCTCGGAGTCATGGGTGGAACGTTCGACCCCATTCATAACGGCCACCTGGTTGCCGCGAGTGAGGTTGCGTCCACGTTCGATCTGGACGAAGTGGTTTTCGTCCCCACCGGCGACCCGTGGCATAAGCCGGCCGCCCAGCAGGTGAGTCCGGCCGAGCACCGGTACCTGATGACGGTCATTGCTACGGCATCGAACCCGCGGTTCACGGTGAGCCGCGTCGACATCGACCGGCCGGGCCCTACGTACACCATTGATACTCTGCGTGACTTGAAGACGGCAAGGCCCGAGGCTGACCTGTTCTTCATTACCGGCGCCGATGCCATGGCGCAGATCCTGTCCTGGAAAGACATCCAGGAGCTGTGGTCACTGGCGCGGTTCGTGGGGGTGACGCGGCCGGGGCACGTTCTGGAGAACGTCGGCCGGGATGACGTCTTCCTGTTGGACGTGCCGGCCATGGCGATTTCGTCGACCGATTGCCGGCGCCGCGTGGCCGAAGGCAACCCCGTGTGGTACCTCGTCCCGGACGGGGTAGTGCAGTACATCGCGAAGCACCGTTTGTACGCCGCCGACAGGCAGGCTCCGAACTCCGCGGAAACCGAAACAGAACCAGTAGCGTAA
- a CDS encoding glutamate-5-semialdehyde dehydrogenase — MTSVNTTEADLEPAGTDNGVEAQVHALADRSRAAARRLARANRAWKDRALRQIAQNVNAKQAAILAANARDVAAGRDNGTSAAMLDRLSLTPARITALAAALENLAGLPDPVGSVARGQTLPNGLRLRQVHVPMGVVAAIYEARPNVTLDIAGLALKSGNAVLLRGGSAAENTNAVLVEIIRDSLEEAGLPADAVQSVDQYGREGATVLMKARGRVDVLIPRGGRSLIQSVVTNATVPVIETGEGNVHIYLDRTAPVEMAVDILLNAKTQRPSVCNTVETLLIHEGAPAARDVLAALAAAGVRLHADPRAMELLPAGVSAEKADDGDWGREYMDLDLAVAVVDTLDDALEHIRRWTTGHTEAIITNDLANAERFIAEIDSAAVIVNASTRFTDGGELGLGAEVGISTQKMHARGPMGLRELTTTKWIIQGDGQIRD, encoded by the coding sequence ATGACTTCCGTGAACACAACAGAGGCTGACCTGGAACCTGCCGGCACGGACAACGGCGTGGAAGCCCAGGTCCATGCCCTTGCCGACCGTTCCCGCGCGGCTGCCCGGCGCCTGGCGCGGGCCAACCGTGCCTGGAAGGACCGCGCCCTGCGGCAGATTGCGCAGAACGTCAATGCGAAACAGGCCGCCATCCTTGCGGCCAACGCCCGCGATGTGGCGGCAGGCCGGGACAACGGGACCTCCGCGGCCATGCTGGACCGGCTGTCGCTGACGCCGGCACGCATCACCGCGCTGGCCGCAGCGCTGGAGAACCTGGCCGGGCTGCCGGATCCGGTGGGATCCGTAGCCCGCGGCCAGACGCTGCCCAACGGCCTGCGGCTGCGCCAGGTGCATGTTCCGATGGGCGTGGTGGCCGCGATCTACGAGGCCCGCCCCAACGTCACCCTCGATATTGCCGGACTGGCGCTGAAAAGCGGCAATGCCGTTCTCCTGCGCGGCGGCAGCGCCGCGGAGAACACCAACGCCGTCCTCGTGGAGATCATCCGTGACTCCCTCGAGGAAGCGGGCCTGCCCGCCGATGCCGTGCAGAGCGTTGACCAGTACGGCCGTGAGGGCGCCACCGTCCTGATGAAGGCCCGGGGCCGGGTGGACGTGCTGATTCCGCGCGGCGGCCGCTCCCTGATCCAGTCCGTCGTCACCAACGCCACCGTGCCCGTCATCGAGACGGGGGAGGGCAACGTCCACATCTACCTGGACCGGACGGCGCCGGTGGAGATGGCAGTGGATATCCTGCTCAACGCCAAGACGCAGCGCCCCAGCGTCTGCAATACCGTCGAGACCCTGCTCATCCACGAGGGTGCTCCGGCTGCCCGCGACGTCCTGGCGGCGCTGGCTGCCGCCGGCGTCCGCCTGCACGCCGACCCCCGCGCCATGGAACTGCTGCCCGCCGGAGTCAGCGCGGAAAAAGCCGACGACGGCGACTGGGGTCGTGAGTACATGGACCTGGACCTGGCCGTGGCGGTAGTGGACACGCTCGATGACGCGCTGGAGCACATTCGGCGCTGGACCACCGGACACACTGAAGCGATCATCACCAATGACCTTGCCAATGCGGAGCGGTTCATTGCGGAGATCGATTCCGCGGCGGTGATTGTCAATGCCTCCACCAGGTTCACGGACGGGGGCGAACTCGGGCTCGGCGCCGAGGTGGGCATTTCCACGCAGAAAATGCATGCGCGCGGCCCCATGGGGCTCAGGGAACTGACCACCACGAAATGGATCATCCAGGGCGACGGGCAGATCCGCGACTAG
- the proB gene encoding glutamate 5-kinase — MSEHIEFASPARRALTSRSGLARARRVVVKVGSSSLTSVAGGISDSALRSLADVLSARHAQGTEIILVSSGAISAGLAPLGLTKRPAQLSSQQAAASVGQGLLMARYTQAFSVHGVTVSQVLLTIEDLMRRAHHANAHRAMERLLNFGVLPIVNENDAVASHEIRFGDNDRLAALVAHLVKADALILLSDVDALYDGPPSEGARRIPEVTGPKDLADVRIGKVGRAGVGTGGMATKVEAATIAAESGIPALVTSTANAAAALAGEDVGTWFTTRGRRRSIRLLWLAHLARIQGTLVLDDGAAKAVGDRHRSLLPAGITAVKGQFEPGDAVALADTAGRVIAHGLTNYGSDELPSMLGRSTRELSRELGRGYERAVVHVNDLVLLHPNEAPAPAPDAGTGPTLGS, encoded by the coding sequence ATGAGTGAACACATCGAATTCGCCTCTCCTGCCCGCCGTGCGTTGACTTCCCGCTCCGGGCTTGCCCGGGCCCGCCGGGTGGTGGTCAAGGTAGGTTCCTCGTCCCTGACCTCCGTGGCGGGCGGGATCTCCGACTCTGCCCTGCGGTCCCTGGCCGACGTGCTTTCCGCCCGGCATGCGCAGGGAACCGAGATCATCCTGGTCTCCTCCGGCGCTATCAGCGCCGGGCTGGCGCCGCTGGGCCTCACCAAGCGTCCGGCGCAGCTTTCCTCCCAGCAGGCTGCCGCCAGCGTGGGCCAGGGCCTGCTGATGGCGCGTTACACGCAGGCGTTCAGTGTGCACGGTGTCACCGTCAGCCAGGTGCTGCTCACCATTGAGGACCTGATGCGCCGCGCCCATCACGCCAATGCGCACCGGGCCATGGAACGGCTGCTGAACTTCGGTGTCCTGCCGATCGTGAATGAGAACGACGCCGTCGCCAGCCACGAAATCCGCTTCGGCGACAATGACCGCCTGGCCGCCCTGGTGGCGCACCTCGTGAAGGCCGACGCGCTCATCCTGCTATCCGACGTCGACGCCCTCTACGACGGTCCGCCGTCCGAGGGTGCCCGCCGCATCCCCGAAGTCACCGGTCCCAAGGACCTGGCGGACGTGCGGATCGGCAAGGTGGGCAGGGCCGGCGTCGGTACGGGCGGGATGGCAACCAAGGTCGAAGCAGCCACCATTGCCGCGGAATCGGGCATCCCGGCACTGGTCACGTCCACGGCCAACGCGGCCGCCGCGCTGGCCGGAGAAGACGTGGGCACCTGGTTCACCACCCGCGGCCGGCGCCGGTCCATCCGCCTGCTGTGGCTCGCCCACCTCGCCCGTATCCAAGGCACCCTGGTGCTCGACGACGGCGCCGCAAAGGCAGTGGGGGACCGGCACCGTTCGCTGCTGCCGGCAGGAATCACTGCGGTCAAGGGGCAGTTCGAACCCGGTGACGCCGTTGCCCTGGCCGATACCGCGGGCCGCGTGATTGCCCATGGCCTGACCAACTACGGTTCGGACGAGCTGCCCTCCATGCTCGGCCGCTCCACCCGGGAACTGTCCCGCGAGCTGGGGCGCGGCTATGAACGCGCGGTGGTCCACGTTAACGACCTCGTTCTCCTGCACCCCAACGAAGCACCGGCACCCGCGCCGGATGCCGGCACCGGGCCTACACTGGGGTCATGA
- the obgE gene encoding GTPase ObgE: MASFVDRVVLHVSGGTGGHGCVSVKREKFKPLGGPDGGNGGDGGDVILRVDSNTTTLLDYHHAPHRHATNGGNGMGDWRAGKTGETLILPVPDGTVVKNKAGEVLADLVGEGSEYIAAAGGQGGLGNSSLSSQKRKAPGFALLGVPGEESDIVLELKSIADIALVGFPSAGKSSLIAAISAARPKIADYPFTTLIPNLGVVQSGDVRFTVADVPGLIEGASEGKGLGHNFLRHVERCAALVHVLDCAALETDRDPIGDLEVIERELEKYEVDMSYAGTDGDVVPLNRRPRLVALNKVDVPDGRDMAEFVRPELEKRGYRVFEVSASSHEGLRELGFAMAAIVKEARDAVEKAPPRIQPPVLKPRGVNYKGGFLIRREERNLEPLFRVLGEKPVRWVQQTDFTNDEAVGYLADRLAKLGVEEKLFKEGAKPGDAVVIGEGDGVVFDWEPTMIGGAELLAASPRGSDIRVEDFSRPTREEKRGDHQKRKEARAAARDELEAERKAGIWTESVNYKHSSRPADVEGNEAE, translated from the coding sequence ATGGCCAGCTTTGTAGACCGCGTAGTGCTGCATGTTTCGGGCGGTACAGGCGGCCATGGTTGCGTGTCCGTCAAGCGTGAAAAGTTCAAGCCCCTGGGTGGGCCCGACGGCGGCAACGGCGGCGACGGCGGCGACGTCATCCTGCGCGTTGACTCGAATACCACCACCCTGCTGGACTACCACCACGCCCCGCACCGGCATGCCACCAACGGCGGCAACGGGATGGGCGACTGGCGCGCGGGCAAGACCGGCGAGACGCTGATCCTCCCCGTGCCGGACGGCACCGTCGTCAAGAACAAGGCCGGCGAGGTCCTGGCGGACCTGGTTGGGGAGGGCTCCGAGTACATCGCCGCCGCCGGCGGCCAGGGCGGCCTGGGCAACTCCTCGCTTTCCTCACAGAAGCGCAAGGCTCCCGGATTCGCGCTGCTGGGCGTGCCCGGCGAAGAGTCCGACATTGTCCTGGAGCTCAAGTCCATCGCCGACATTGCACTGGTCGGCTTCCCGTCGGCCGGCAAGTCCTCGCTGATTGCGGCCATCTCCGCGGCCCGGCCGAAGATCGCCGACTACCCCTTCACCACGCTGATCCCGAACCTGGGCGTTGTCCAGTCCGGTGACGTGCGCTTTACCGTCGCCGACGTTCCCGGCCTGATTGAAGGCGCCTCGGAAGGCAAGGGCCTGGGCCACAACTTCCTGCGCCACGTGGAACGCTGCGCCGCCCTGGTGCACGTGCTGGATTGTGCCGCACTGGAAACGGATCGGGACCCCATTGGGGACCTGGAAGTCATTGAGCGCGAGCTCGAGAAGTACGAAGTGGACATGAGCTACGCGGGCACCGACGGCGACGTCGTGCCGCTGAACCGCCGTCCCCGCCTTGTCGCACTGAACAAGGTCGACGTTCCTGACGGCCGCGACATGGCCGAGTTCGTCCGGCCGGAACTGGAGAAGCGCGGCTACCGCGTGTTCGAGGTTTCCGCGTCCAGCCATGAAGGCCTGCGTGAGCTCGGGTTCGCCATGGCTGCCATCGTCAAGGAAGCACGGGACGCCGTGGAGAAGGCTCCGCCGCGCATCCAGCCGCCGGTCCTGAAGCCGCGCGGCGTCAACTACAAGGGCGGCTTCCTGATCCGCCGCGAGGAGCGCAACCTTGAGCCGCTCTTCCGCGTCCTGGGCGAGAAGCCGGTTCGCTGGGTCCAGCAGACCGACTTCACCAATGACGAAGCCGTGGGCTACCTGGCGGACCGCCTGGCCAAGCTGGGCGTGGAGGAGAAACTGTTCAAGGAAGGCGCCAAGCCCGGTGACGCCGTGGTCATCGGCGAGGGCGACGGCGTCGTCTTCGACTGGGAGCCCACGATGATCGGCGGTGCGGAACTGCTTGCCGCCTCCCCGCGTGGCAGCGACATCCGTGTCGAAGACTTCTCCCGCCCCACCCGCGAGGAAAAGCGCGGCGACCACCAGAAGCGCAAGGAAGCCCGGGCTGCCGCCCGGGACGAGCTCGAAGCCGAGCGCAAGGCAGGCATCTGGACCGAGTCCGTGAACTACAAGCACTCGTCCCGTCCTGCGGACGTCGAGGGTAACGAAGCGGAGTAA
- the rpmA gene encoding 50S ribosomal protein L27 has product MAHKKGASSTRNGRDSNAQYLGVKRFGGQVVKAGEIIVRQRGTHFHPGEGVGRGGDDTLFALEAGAVEFGSRRGRRVVNIVAAAAAE; this is encoded by the coding sequence ATGGCACATAAGAAAGGTGCGAGTTCCACTCGCAACGGTCGCGACTCCAACGCCCAGTACCTCGGCGTAAAGCGTTTCGGCGGCCAGGTTGTCAAGGCAGGCGAAATCATCGTTCGCCAGCGCGGCACCCACTTCCACCCGGGTGAGGGCGTTGGCCGCGGAGGCGACGACACCCTGTTCGCCCTGGAAGCAGGCGCAGTTGAATTCGGCAGCCGTCGTGGCCGCCGCGTCGTGAACATCGTGGCTGCTGCAGCCGCCGAGTAA
- the rplU gene encoding 50S ribosomal protein L21, which yields MVYAIVRAGGRQEKVSVGDLVTLDRVPGGAGSTFELPALLLVDGDKVTSAAQDLAKVTVTAEIVENFRGPKIVIQKFKNKTGYKKRQGYRSSLTKVKVTSINS from the coding sequence GTGGTGTACGCGATTGTCCGCGCTGGCGGCCGCCAAGAAAAGGTTTCCGTCGGAGACCTCGTAACCCTGGACCGCGTCCCCGGTGGAGCCGGTAGCACCTTTGAGCTGCCTGCCCTGCTTTTGGTTGATGGCGACAAGGTCACCTCTGCTGCACAGGACCTGGCCAAGGTTACCGTGACTGCAGAAATCGTCGAGAACTTCCGGGGTCCGAAGATTGTTATCCAGAAGTTCAAGAACAAGACCGGCTACAAGAAGCGTCAGGGCTACCGCTCCTCGCTGACCAAGGTCAAGGTTACGTCCATCAACTCCTGA